In Candidatus Poribacteria bacterium, one DNA window encodes the following:
- a CDS encoding GTP-binding protein — protein SLIFIGRNLDRAELTEGFEACLA, from the coding sequence TAGCCTCATCTTCATCGGGCGCAACCTCGACCGGGCCGAATTGACTGAAGGATTTGAAGCATGTCTCGCTTGA
- a CDS encoding WD40 repeat domain-containing protein, producing MSRLNNLNNRSVQPSQLRENWDATISDHVIDLAWSPDGRYIAAASVLGPVTIFEGRRRAVIHAFEGHEFGTMSIAWRPDSKVLASAGQDG from the coding sequence ATGTCTCGCTTGAACAACCTGAACAACCGCTCTGTCCAGCCCTCTCAACTGCGCGAAAATTGGGACGCAACCATCAGCGACCACGTCATTGATCTGGCGTGGTCACCTGATGGGAGATACATCGCTGCCGCGTCGGTTCTCGGTCCGGTGACAATTTTTGAAGGTCGTCGTCGAGCGGTTATCCATGCCTTCGAAGGGCATGAATTCGGCACAATGTCAATCGCGTGGCGTCCAGACAGCAAGGTGCTTGCAAGCGCAGGACAAGATGGGA